The Gossypium raimondii isolate GPD5lz chromosome 2, ASM2569854v1, whole genome shotgun sequence genome segment GcttatatttatatctttattaaaatattcatatctTATACAATAAAACATCTATaagttgtaatatatatttattattaaaatattaatataataattaattttattcaattttatttttatataaaaatcaagttacctataagaaattatttttctgaaaatgatttatgtttttaaaagaGGAAAGTCATTTTCTAGAGAAAGATTTATTTTCCATTGATCAAGTCATTTTccataaaacaaacataaaaatgtaaaaactctttttgtaagttattatttgtgaaacaaaCACATTCTAATTTTGGGTCTGTTTGATTAGcggtaaaatgttttccgtaaaatgatttcggaaaatgttttacttttcacGTAAAATGacttcttggaaaatattttcggtgtttgattgaatcatgtaaaatattttctcattgtttgatgatttctgaaaatattttccggaaaagttgtttttacatatattaatatatattaataaattttatattttaaattatttttacatatattgcaatgatttatttataataatactcaataataagctacaatattgatcgttataaattgaaaaaatattatccaCAATGAGTACTAGTAagaatattgaataattataaattgcttCAAAACCATAATGAGtactagaaataatattatccaaatacataattagtagtacaccacatagtaacaacattgtccgagtgcataatattacaccacataaaagtatcaatatcttcaaccctgagaaaatttttaaagccaaatttttctatgcttcttacttttaactaaaaacattTTGGCCTCTGATTCATGACTCCCTAGATAATCACACACAGAACACAAgaattcatcatcaaatccttcttcCTCCATCGACATCACTTGTTCGTAAAGTCATCTTTGTCTTGTCGGCGATAAATTGTTtcaaagcattagcaatttCGCCAAGTTGCTCACCcacaattttaatttgttcatcaacgaGACTTTCTTgaccactttttcttttacgtttggaTGTGCCAGATGAAGATATATTTGTTCTTACCTCTTCAGCCTCTTCATTGTCGCAGATCTCAGTGCATTGAATCTTCATTACCATCATCCAAATCTATGTCAAGAAATGTTCGGCAAAACTCCCATTGCCATATCTTTGCCAACAACCACGAccatttcatcataatgatcaatgcttttattcaaaatggttcatacttcttgtgtgcttgttggatattatacacaattagaataacaagtaaaaaacaattgaaatattcttaacatatatatacatatattaccatcaCTGTTGCATCGTATGTCGCTctatcacatgtgatcattttcatgttatcatcccatccaaaaccactttcaACTCGAATTTTGCATATAATCTGCCACTGGTTTTTTACTgtcctcaaatgattttccacATGCTTCGTATCGCATTGGACTTGGAATCTAGAAGAAATGGTTTCGGCAACTCGATTAATAGAAACTGATTTGAAAGTATTAGAAGGCTTATTTCCTTTTCGAGCCTCCTCTGCTAGAATTTCAAGGAAAACATGTTCCATCGGTTTTGTCCACCTGAATTGTTTGGAGGTCCCTTCTGTGTTGCCCTTACCCATTCTACATTAAATAATTGTCATtgtcaataatttcaatatccaacaagcttaaaacataataatcaattcaatatccaacaatgttaaaacataatcaatatctaacaaattcaagacatatatcaaaatccaacaaTCTAAAATTTGACAATGTTATTATCCAAccaacatttacaaaaaaaaaaaaacaacatcagtctaaaacatacataacatagaaataataaccctaagccctaaatcTACCTAATATTTCTAGCCATATAATCAGTCCACATAGTTTCTGCAATCTCATCTCTCTTAGCAGACCATTCTCTTGCTTCTTGTCTTTCTTCTCGCTCCGTGAGAGTTTGTATTATCGAATCAAACTCAGACTCCTCGTAtaatccttgattaagtaaatcactaagatcaactcccattatatgattatgaatgatacaacaagccaaaactatatctacttgagtttgaaaattccaaaatggttcaGCATCTAATACACGAAACCgtttcttcaaaatcccaaaaacacgTTCAACAGTGATCCGTAATGATGAATGTCGAAGATTAAAGAGTTCCTTTGCATTTTCAGGCCCTTCAGCAccaaactcttttaaatgatatcggaCACCACGATATGGGGTAATACATCCAATTCGGATGCCATATCCAAGATCGAGAAGATAAtatttacctacaattttacaatacGTAATTAATACTGATAAACTATGAGCTTACTGGAACTATTTGTGATAAATATTACCTTCTGGAATTCTTAATCCTCTTGGGCGTGAAAGTGCATCACTTAAAATACGAGAATCATGTGCACTACCTTCCCAACCAGCTAGAACATaggcaaatttcaaatcaaatgtaatggTAGCCAATACATTTTGTGTCGTCCCCCCTTTTCGGCTACGAAATCTTCCTTGCATGCTAAGTGGAACGGATGCATGAATATGAGTTCCATCTAATGCTCtaatacaatctttaaaataaggataaaaccttggattgtttctaatttcactaggagttgactcatcaggtaatctaataactagtctatacaatttcaaaatagctctcAATACAACCCTAAAGTAATGGTGAACTGTTTGaattgatctataatatctagatccaatcactcgaaaccttacattatgaccaattatatgtaaaaatataactacttACTCCCTAATATCGACAGATTTAGACgattgtaacaaattattcGTACTAAGaatatcatataaattaaaaaaggcgaTCGGTCTCATCCTTATTATATCAATGCAATGTTGGTAAccactatataaaatactattaatatagttttctctttcataatctcgATTCACACGAGGGCGAGAAGCAATTTCCTTCctagtttctaattttttaatccaaagagcCCCAAAAGCTAAAACTGAAGCCACAACTCCGGCAATTGCCATTTGATTTTGATTACGATCCATCTACACAAAATAATGCCACACAAATATATGATCACTACTACAAAAGATACAAGATTTTCATAAGATCACATAAAGTTACCATGACTAAAaagtgcatacatacatatc includes the following:
- the LOC105784917 gene encoding uncharacterized protein LOC105784917, translated to MQGRFRSRKGGTTQNVLATITFDLKFAYVLAGWEGSAHDSRILSDALSRPRGLRIPEGKYYLLDLGYGIRIGCITPYRGVRYHLKEFGAEGPENAKELFNLRHSSLRITVERVFGILKKRFRIWMMVMKIQCTEICDNEEAEEVRTNISSSGTSKRKRKSGQESLVDEQIKIVGEQLGEIANALKQFIADKTKMTLRTSDVDGGRRI